aaccacattggatctagagtcaagactcttgaaaacattgacaagaaaaaggactcttgattcaatcagattttcgcttaaatcaaaaggaaatccgctcaaattaagaggtttggttcttgatttaaggtcaaatctgattgaatcaagagtattttttcttgtcgatgtttttaagagtctagactctagatccaatgtgtttttttttccagtgagggttgAGTGGTGGAAGCTCCAAATCAGAAATTCCCACTTATTTCCACGGGATTGATAGGGTCTCCATCCGTCTCTGGGCGTAACCCTCCCTGCGGATAGTAACTATAGTGATACCGAGGCAGCGGTTGCCTCCCCCGGTCCAGTCTTAACCTCTGCGAGATCGGCGCCCTAGAAGTCGGTGCGCTTGCCGTGGTCCTGCTTGATCATGTCGGCGGCCTTCTCGGCGATCATGATGACGGGGGCGTTGGTGTGGCTGGCGGTGACCTTGGGCATGATGGAGGCGTCGACGACGCGGAGGTTCCGCACGCCGTGCACCCGGAGACGGGGGTCGACGACGGCCGTGCGGTCCGAGGCCGGGCCCATCTTGCACGAGCCCGAGAGGTGGTAGATGGTGAAGGGGAGGTGTCGCGCGTGGCACTTCCAGTAGTCGTCCGAGTCGAACGGCATCGACGTGCAGCCCGGGAGCGGGGTCTGCAGGAGTTGGGCGCCCAGTTGCCGCATGGCCGGGGTCTTGATCAGCTCCTGGACTTTGCGCACGCCGGCTACGGCCACGTCGAGGTCCTGGAATCAGAAGATCCGCACGTATTAGAAGTGGAAACATAGGTGGCCAAGAAATAATGAAAGCGTAATGTGAAGCTCTCCGTTGCAGAAAAGATAACTCGGCGCAGATCATATCTCTTAAGAGgaatcgttccatccaacccttgcgcgcTGAAGGATGCCTCACAATATTCAACTTGGCTGACACCTCTGCCCGCAAATCATGAGGAAGCACcatatggatgtatttctgccaaacggaactatgtgcattaagacatgagccctgcgacccataAAACTTTATGCAtgatagggctcacgtcatgatgcacatagttccgtttggcagaaatacgtccatatgtttttttatgaacgtaaggaaaatgtaaataagaACAGGCTGGTTAGCAAATTCTCGTCTCGTCAAGTGTGTTTTAGCGGGTTGGCGCCGGCCAAGTTGAATATTACGATGCATCACAATGCGCaaaggttggatggaacgactctttTTACGAAaagttcacctgtgccgtagtccGTAGTACCGTTTTaaagcgggaagctaaaaaaaaacgcatatttcttacgtaGATTGTGAGGATAGGCGTGTATTTCAGCCCCTCCCAATTAgcttattgtgatttttgagccattttcaattagaaataaCAGTTCTTTTTGCTTTAGCCGAAGTTTGCAACACGCCCATTGAAATCTTCCTGTTCTCTCGATGTCGCAATTCAATAACGCTCCAATAATCAAAGCGCAGGAATCGGGAATGCTGgaagtagtggcgtggcgtgacttgcgatttatagattgatctgccatttaaacctgtggaagaggatcgataaacagggtgttccttaataatcgattctttaccatagcttaaaatggggaaatatcgattatcgatcattcacgcctcgccattactggaaaaaaaaaaaacacattggatctagaatccagactcttgaaaatatcgacaagaaaaaggactcttgattcaatcagatttaagcttaaatcaaaaggaaatccgctcaaattaagaggcttggttcttgatttaagcaaaaatccgcttgaatcaagagtattttttcttgtcgatgtttttaaaagtctggactctagatccaatgtggtttttttccagtgaatgtttGAAGTAAAATGAGCTCTTTGGGCTTTACCTCTTCATCGGCGAAGTAGTTGGGGATGATGTAGGGGAGTGGAAGGGGTTGCGGTCCTTGAGGAGGACGAAGCCAGTGCTCTTGGGGCGCATGATCATGGGGAGGACCATGAAGCCGTCGAGGGCCTCCGTGTCGCGGTAGACGCTGTCGTAGACGCTGTTCTTGATGCCGAAGTTGAGCTTGAGCGTCGGCTCGGAGCTCACGGCGCCGGCCACGAGGAGCAGCTCCAAGTCCGGGTACCCGTCCGTGTTCCGAGGGTCGTCGTTCTTCGTGTCGATGAACGCCAGGGCTTCGCATCCCCCTGAAAAAACCcaagttatttatttatttatttatctattttacaGTCGGTAcatgtcgatggtgaaactgcagaaatgcgtatatcTATTTGCggcgttacagacttcctgtcatacttcatttttcatatggaAAACCACTTAACATCATTCATTGAGCActtcggatatttttcttctctatgtgaagaatattctgtgaaaatttcaagccacgatgttggttcggtttcctttcaaaaaataaagtaagagcggagattttcaaacaccgtaaccgatatacgcatttttgcagtttcaccatcgatgtacTCCCTTTAAGGGATCGTACAAGTCAGATTACAAGATCACAAGttaacaatggaccactagacaaggtacgaataataggattctgatacatgtttctcaacctaaatatcacgtagaacacgatgcgcacaacgaaaattacctaaatcaactccttacggaGATTTTTAATGagtcttgatgcgtgaattcaaaccactcgctcatgaaactcgctctacgtgactcacatcgcgcgctaaacgttatcatgacagtctctgctatataaaaatctggcgacctcaatcttgacgctttggctcagctatagcaagtggTTTATCGTTAGAATAACATatggcgggaaatgaacattgctcgattgagaagcttgctgaaaccgatgtagtgcacgatttgactcacgtagagctttgagtttcttatgagcgggcgGTTCAAATTGCCCGtaacaaatgtgaaataaaaacgttaatatctttgttaggagttggatttcagtaattttcgttgtgcgaatcgtgtttgacgtgaaattctggtcaagaaacatgtatcagattgcttaaatccttaccttgtctagtggtcccttGTTTCTaacaatcaataaaaatttaacaaaaatgtttttagaAATGATTTAAGTTAGGCAATGTAAGAGCAAAATAAGAAAACGACAGAAGCGATGGATTCAGGCTAGAGATTTGAGAGGTCGTCAACATGATAGGATGCTCTGTCCAAGACAAAAGCCCTAAGTTTGAGAAAGGAGACGTTTATTTCGCCCCTCTTAAGTATTTTTCTCATCTCAGAGGAAAAGTTCGAGCTCAATCAAAAATTATCATGTCGtagtcagagacaagagaccctcctctGGCCTcttggcagggtgtctacaagtccggaatatccggaaagtccggaaatagtactgatttttcaagggcggtccggaagtactgcaaaagtgcggaaattttgcaagaaagtccggaattttgttcatttttgtcgcagtttaagcgagaaattcaaatttttgaaatttttcgaatttcttcgaTTGAGTACAGGgaagaatttcatgagcgccgccgcccgcggtGCACAATGGTTCGAAACTCAAGattaggaagaaataagtcggataatgactgatacatcacgaaagtttcgtaaccGATGTTTCTTGAGTctctaatttcgaatttgatttcaaattgcctacattttaacaccctggtCTTTGAGTTGTgagcaagtttatggcacgccaGCTCAAAACGCgcaccgacgcctacaaacctaaggggatacttcaagcatcgcgcaatgcgtgaaggatccccttaggtttgtaggagtcAGTGCGCGGTTCGCGCTGACAGCACGCCGCAGCTCTTCCGGCGGGCGGGTGGAGACTGGAGAAGgatttcttgcggggagagctccctaGCGGAGAAACTCCGGTttcgtgtaatttttatttttaattttccacttttaaaattacacactggtcgtgtgaagtaattagtgaactcttGACGCTAGATTACGCGtaataataatgaaaggcgGATCGTGCGCCCTGCGCGCTGAGGACGGCGtagggcggctcatgaaattctccacTGTGCTCCGTCGGAATTTCGTCAGttaaaggtattgaaaaagtactgaatatttCTGTTGAataggtactgaatttcttgggaatgtactgtaaaagtactgatttttggccagcctgttttagtagacaccctgctggcGACcgatggaagcttttactttcgaggattcaacacttcctctcagacaattttgccgtgctaaggaaaaacgccgtatgagcctccaggcgttgccaaatttcctctggaaaatcactaattttcaggaaaatttttgaatatttttctgccaatatatcaggtaattttgttgtaatttgatctaaagtgtgaaaatttgaaggaaaaatatccataattttcccccAAGATAAACATTTTGTtcaaagaaatctggcaactctcgaatgttcatacggcgtttttcctcaaggGCCAGATACATCAGCGAGTAGCAAGCGCGTGTCAAGCGCTTGTTGCGAGCGCGTGTTGTACTCGCAGGTGTATACAGCAACTCGCAACAAGCTGAACGAACTTGCTGTTTACACGCAAAAAGTAGGATTGGATCCTACTTTTTGCGTGTAACTCGGGCCGTTCTCGACTCCCATTGGTCGAAATCACTTTCCTGTATTATCAATGTTTTTGTTGCTGTTGCATTCAAGTGAGAGCGGAGTCCTTTGTCctgtcaattatttttatttttatcacgcGTGTTTCACAATATTGTAAGAATGACAAATGTACAGTTAGAATCATTAGCATCATCAGAACCAGCAGAACCAAGTAATAGTGGTGGATCTCCTCATCCGACGAATCCATTATCACAGTTATTTTTCACTCACCAGCACTCCACCCGGGAGTCATAAGATAAGATTAAggttttccttcttcttttttttctcttcggcTGGTCAATTGGCGTATATTCCGATATGAACCTAGAGCCATCGAGCGATTGgcacatttggaccgcgtttaacagaaggGAACTaaggcacatcagctactgccaaatttaattgggcaattgaattttttacatgaaaacggttgtggggattttcgtgcaaatttcagtgaaaattctccatggcaCGAAGcatattcctcaaaaatttcaaaggaatccgaacaaacgttctctcgtaaaaaatttaattggccagttaaatttggctgatgtggcttggttcctttctgttaaactcggtccatttatgcTCCaggctcttcaaattttcagggatataAGGCCGAGTAAATCTGTTCAAGCAGATTCACTTGTCAGCGTTGCTTGTCAGTACCGTCATACCGTGAAAATACGATTTAAAGGTTAGAGGATGTGTTTCGTAAACAAGCAACCGAGAAGCGCGTCAGGGCTCGCAGGTGTAAACAGAAAAGCGTGTAAATTTCATCGATGAGTTCTGATGCTATCGTTGAGTAGCCTAAACGCGATTTACACTTGAGTATCTTTATagatggccatttctgtgccagtttttcattggtcgcgagcaaataggctgacacgatgttcttacggccgtaaataaacaaacgagATGGCTgctatcagcaagcaagtttgaggcaCATATtgcatcctcctgtgataaagccGGAAGGCaatttaacagtgttttcataTGTTATTCGTAGATACGCTAGTTTAAATTGTATCTGCCGTATAATtggaatttttgtcaaattttagcttcttatcaatgttacgatgagtcgccatcttgtttgtttatttacggccgtaagagcatcatgtaGCCTGAAAACTCATGAACAAACAGAAAGCGGCATAGTATTCCTGTAGTAAAGAggtacgaatggccatactctgtctataaaggtactctactttaCTCGCGCTTGCTactcgcaggtgtatctagCGCCTTAGCTCGAAGAACTTACCAGGAATGGTGATAGGCCCGCGGTGCTGGGTGAGGAACATGTTGAGCGCGGTGGCGTTGGAGAGGATCCTGTCGGTCTTGATGGACACCGGCTGGTTGATGAGGACGGTGAGGCCTCCCAAAGCGACGTGGTCCTGGAGGTTGTAGCCGACCGGGAGGTTCTTGACCACCTTGACGCCCTTCTCCTGGAGGTGCTTCTTGGGGCCGACGCCGGAGAGGAGGAGCAAGTGCGGCGAGCCGATGGCCCCGGCAGAGAGGATGACCTCCTTCCGGGCGAGGACTTGGTAGCGCTTCCGGGCCCGCTCGAACTCCACCCCGATGGCCGTCTTCGTCTTCGGGTCGATGATCACCCGGGTCACTTGGGAGTACTTGCGGACGTGGAGGTTCCGGCGGTTGCGCGCCGGGTGCAGGTATCCGCGCGAGGTGCTGCAGCGGGTCCGTTTCGGAGGGTTACCTGGAACAAGGGATGAAAATGATCTAATGGGTCAGTTCAATgggtcactagacaaggtacgaatttcagcgttctgatacatgcttcttaaccaaaatgtcacgtagaatacgatgtgcacaacgaaaattaccgaaatcaactccttacggaGATGTTTAATGagtcttgatgcgtgaattgaaaccacccgctcatggaaactcaatgctctgcgcgattcacatcgcgcgctaaacgtcatgacagtctctgcgatataaacatctggcaacctcaatcatgacgctttggctcagctattgcgaattgcttatagtttgaacaacacacggtaggaaatgaacattgctcgtttgagaagcttgctgaaaccattgtagtgctcgatttgactcacgtagagctttgagtttcttgtgagcgggcagttcaaattcttcggAACCAACGTGAAATAAAAGCGTTTAtctcttcgtaaggagttgatttcagtaattatcGTTGCGCGAATcttattctacgtgaaattctagttaagaaTCTAGTATCAGATTacttaaattcgtgccttgtcttgtggtccattgaTGCGTAAACTACCATCATATTTTTCGCACGTAACAgcatcaatgaaaatatttgtgttcttgtgttactttcggTTAATATAGGAATTTAAACttaaaccaacacaaattttgtgttgattttggtacagtttgcggtgaatatagcgcagaaaacaatggaaaaactgggaaaatgcattcctccaataattattgcgacgttggtattcaccaTTCATTTCTTATTGAATTTCTACAAGGAAACTAGCTGACattttctctggaaattttcaatcaaaggctagggttattttgtgttttaactCTCAcgttaaccaaacttttgtgttgatttttctctctgtgtaccAGGTAGCGTGAAAACTATACTCACAGAGAAAGAGGGAGGTCACTAAATAATGAACCCACAAACTAGGCAGGTTGAGAGAGTCAAAGTCAAATATCTAGAAACTGTAGGTTGGATGATCATATGCTACGCTAATGGTGAATTTCGTGACACACCAGGAGCAACGATTAAGTTAGGATATTCAAACGAGCGAAATCCAGTAGAGGGACTCTAAAATCCAGTATTCGCCTGATAGGTGTTCTCGTATATTTGCACGTGTTATCTTTGTTGCGTTAggtgtaattgaaggcgctttaaacGCTCGAGTCACGTAATCAAAGCCAATAAAAAATCATCCGTTTTTGAATAGTCTCACTCTTGCTTTCTTGAAGCAATGcttgattttcttttataaGGATCTCAACTAATATCCTTAAATTTTGTATCGGGCACAGGTGAGTTTACTTCCCTATCAATCAACGctcacaaaacaaaaaaacttaagttATTTTTCATGCTCTACGTGCAACTGCAagctctttttgagcttttAAGAAAAGAATAATGTTCTTTTGGAACTTTCCGAAATATATTGGATGTTTCCTTTCGGAAAGTAGACAGTTCTATTGAAACTGAACGTATGGTTTTTTTATGTGTCTTAAAACCCAGGTCTAGTGGACCTTgcttgtggttttttttcggtTCACCTTTTAATCATAGAAAAATCCCGTATGTTCTttgcatcactggaaaaaagaaacacattggatctagagtccagactcttgaaaacattgacaagaaaaaggactcttgattcaatcagatttaagcttaaatccaaaggaaatccgctcaaattaagatgtttggttcttgatttaagcaaaaatccgattgaatcaagagtattttttcttgtcggtggttttaagagtctggactctagatccaatgtgttttttttttttccagtgcgtcccGAATAATTTTTGAAGTGACAGGAAAGATTTTGACTTACGGGGAGGCGGGAGAAGCCGGTCTGTCGCTCGGAGTTGACATTGACCTTGGAGTAACCAAGCTCGGTTCCACCAGTGACGAAAGCCTTGGAGATGATGGTCTCGAAGGGTGCCTCGGAGATGGTCATGGGGCCGTTGCGCCCGTGCATACGGGTGTCACTTCGGGGTCCCTCGATCGTCATGTCCTCCAGTTTCCTGAAGTAGGGCAGCACGTTTTCCCAGCTCCAGCCTGGTCATCATCAAAAAGATTCTTAATAAAGCCCTATATACAGGGACatggtgtctacaagtccggaatttccggaaagtccggaaatagtacagacaaatatttttaagatgaagggcagattttttaagggcggttcgaAAGTACTAacaaagtgcggaaattccgtgagaaggtctggaattttttcatttttttgtcgtttctgtcgcaatttgagtgagaaacttgaaaattttttcgaatttcgtcaattggaggtactgaaaaagtggaaATGATTGACTGGCTGTTACTATAGCTATAGAGGTTCTCTCGTGAGTTGCTGTTAGTTTGTCTATAACTTACCTATTTGTCTATACAACcacttgcttccaccaatagggtcgctccattttctttttgtcctATATGTTCttcgttttgtctatcagtttcaacaatcagcccaagTAGCTTCATTCGCTTTTAGTGAAACAAAATGATCTTGCGAGAAATTTGGGCTGATTCTTatcaatgtctttttttttttttttttttttttttttttttgaaaggcaCATTGATTACATCCCTAATCAACATAACATCGTGGGTTGTAAGTTCTGTGGAAACAACGTATTCTTTAAACGGCGGAGCTATTGATCTAAGAAACTACTTAAACAGAGAGTGATGGTCAAGAGCCTTATCTTAGAGATTGTTGACTTTCCTAGGCGTTGCGGCCTGTTTCAAGACCTTGAGCGATTTTTTTATGTGTGCGCATACTTGCGAAGAAGAATCCATTATAAGCCGTAATTAAAACCGCGATGATCATTATCATCATCAGCGAacagggaaattttgcaatttctttttgCAACGCCTCTTCCAAATTTCTCATGAATTCAGATCCATCATGAGTGCGAATTCGTGTATCGATATAGGTTTTCGGGTTACGTTAACTTGGTGTTTCATGattacagtggactctcgataattcgaacctcgataattcgaaaacctcgttaattcgaaggaaagtctgtttcccttgaaaatctctcgataattcgaagaaaatcaatgtatttttctcccctcgttaattcgaaattttaaagctggcttggccctctataattcgaaattgcgacgaaaattctctctgtaattcgaaatgTGGGAAGTAAGTATGgccctccctctataattcgaaataagacggtacattccctctacaattcgaagtcaactgttcATGTTcctgggtgtctgaaagagcttGACCTTTGAGCTAAAGACCTTTAggcgtaaatccgtccatttgcccctctataattcgaattcagatggcgccttccctctataattcgaacctctctaattcgaaatttttctacatggaatctctttaattcgaactctctttatttcgaaacctcgccaattcgaagaaaaagccgattcccttcaatttcgaattatcgagagtccactgtacaAGCTTTCTTGATACGTATCCTGCAGTTTTTGGAATAAGTTTGAAcctatatggacgtatttatgctaaaaagaactatgtgcttagggtttgcgtgagacatagttccttttggcataaatacttccATATTGTTGGCAATCATCCAAAGaaacagtgctgccatttctcggaattaattccgaagtTCGGAACATCGTaagtttttttcgaaattattcggcattttctttgaattttgggGTTTTCGTCAGTTTTACCGATTATTTGATCAAcattgacgatttttttttaaaattaaatccgacaattttttgaaattaaatccgggtgtttcaaaattttcccccggaacttttaaataaaattcggaGTTTTTGTCGGAGCTTGGAGAAATTGGAATTTATTCCAGAAACCCCGGAATCTTTGATAAAACAGAATATTAGCTTTGGAAGggaattttcatcaaattcatctaaaatcatagaaatccCCTTTCCTCCCTTCGAGACTTTTCCCCCAGAACTTTTTAATACAATTCGGAGTTTTTGTCGGAGCTTGGGGGAATTGGAATTTATTCCGGAAACCCCGGAATCTTTGATAAACAAAATGCTGGCTTTGAAACGAAATTTTCAACCGCTTCATCAAATTCATCTAAAATCATAGAAGTCTCCCTTCCTCCCTTCGAGACCGGCCTCagttaaatggactacattttgctattcggaactatgatttctggctcatttgtaaaaacactaATTTGCCCGGGAAAGCTattggtacatacgttgtttctaaactgagtcagaaattatagttcctaatcgcaaaatgtagtccaaatttcCTTAGCTCTAGGGATCCTACTTTAGGAAATAAATTAATCAGTTTCTTAGTACCTCTCCTTTCGACTTCTTTTAAtatcgttgaaattttaaattatgagtTTGCGCAAATCTCCTGCTTTCGCTAGCTAGGCATTGAGGACTAATTTACACTTAATTGACGTACATCTAAGTCCGACTTACCTGGATTGCCAAGTTCCTCCCAGTGATTAAAGTCTCGGTAATTTCCTCTGGTGAAGATCATGTAGTTGAGAACGCTACTTCCACCCATTACTTTCCCGCGCGGGAAGTTGCATTGATTGTTTGTCATTcctggaaaaattcaagaatgacTGATTAGCGAATGAgtcagaaaaaatgtaaatgattcggtggcgtggcgtgctttgcgattcatcgattgatctgccatttaaacctatggaaaaggatcgatagtcaGGGTGTTCACTGGGAGGAAGTTTTGTTTCCATGGaaactattatttttttgtggagGAGAGAATATATTTCCTGTAGGAAAGGAATTGTTTTCCCTCGAGAAGGGAAACAGTTTCTCCAGAGAAGCAAATAAAAGTCCCATGCGAGCAGGTTTTTCCTCCAGGGAAACTATTTTCTTTCCCTGGAGAAGAGAATATTCTTTCGtaggaaaataattatttttcctcggaaaaagaaaaagtctcCCCtgagaaacaaataaaatttccatGGGAGCAGGTTTCTTTCTCCAGGGAAACTATTCTTTTTCTCGGGAGAAAAGAATATCTTACAACTTAATAATAGATTATTCaacaaagcttcaaatgggggaaatatcgataatcaatcactcacgcttcgccactgaaaATATCCGGAAACTTGGCTAGAGGAATTCAGTTTCGAGTTTCGAGTTAAAATTAGGAAGTGCCGTTGAGCGTCTTCATTTGAGGTGTATACCACAGTGCTCAGCGCAACGCAGTCGAACGCCATAAAAATATGGTACATTCAATGAGTATGTCGGAAACTTGATTAGAACGGAAAGAAtagattttaaatggaaattggCTCCACAACTAGCTTATGCATATCGAAATGGTCTGAATGCACTCATTATTCCACGGTTTGCGtaaaaatcgaggaagtttGAGCATCCTCCGTCAAAAAGGTATACTATGGCACGGAAAGAAATTATTCGATATGGATGAGTTACTCAGACTTCCCAACTTCACacgaaactcaaaactcaagaTAGCTGTCTTCATGTgtcgtttattttattttcttttcttttttttaattttttttttttttaaatcaacaaCAAACTGCATAACGAATGTCATTCATCCGAAAGCTTCACTTCCCTAGTTTTTACGTCAAGTTTGATGAGTATATACAGTACACAGGTTGTTTGGTTTTATGTGAGGAGTTGTGTTCTAAAGCGGTGgtcattttaagttttatgtgAAGTTGTGAAACCAGAGtaacttatatgtatgtatcagATTATGTATTCAGCGTTAAACTTTTTAAACCGGAAAGCTTAAACATGGGCAAATGTCTTACGCAGAGAGCTGATTTTTAAAATCCATAGACATATTGATGGGCAAAGAAGATTATGGGAAAATGGAACAATACCATCGGTGGAAACGGTTGGTCGCTATagaatgaagaagaaaatgatggactaactggtCTCTTGTAGGTTATcattggttagtctattacttactttcttcgtccattgcaaccaccctcttTCCACCCATTTATGAAaagatcgctcaattttctctttgtcttcttttccCCTAGCTtcgtctatgaatttcaataatctgcctGCAAATTGTGAAATCAGTATTGAATTGAATTTTAGACCTTCTCGATCGATTTTTAAGCCATTTGTCTCTAGAAACGAATCTAAATGTCCTGGATGATATTGACGAGGGAATCAAAGAAACCGATTATTGAACCTGTGTCGATAACCATCCCGCGACTTAAGTCAATCACTTTACACTCCGTCAGTGCTACCGTCATATACGTCAATCAACATACTGGTCACGTCCACATTACGCCAGCAAAGCCGTACGTCCGTACGTCATAAAAACGTACTTTAGTACGGAGTGATACCgacaaaaaattgtcaataaaGAGGATGGTTTTACTTCC
The genomic region above belongs to Bemisia tabaci chromosome 8, PGI_BMITA_v3 and contains:
- the LOC109035237 gene encoding LOW QUALITY PROTEIN: glucose dehydrogenase [FAD, quinone] (The sequence of the model RefSeq protein was modified relative to this genomic sequence to represent the inferred CDS: inserted 2 bases in 2 codons); amino-acid sequence: MRLLIVLALAIACASAQNYPPLTDSVLQMLSEGQTYMNAEPPDTKILLREYDFIVVGAGSAGSVIASRLSEVPEWKVLLIEAGQEENIVMDIPLAANMLQFTGINWKYKTVPSNKYCLGMTNNQCNFPRGKVMGGSSVLNYMIFTRGNYRDFNHWEELGNPGWSWENVLPYFRKLEDMTIEGPRSDTRMHGRNGPMTISEAPFETIISKAFVTGGTELGYSKVNVNSERQTGFSRLPVTLRNGXRCSTSRGYLHPARNRRNLHVRKYSQVTRVIIDPKTKTAIGVEFERARKRYQVLARKEVILSAGAIGSPHLLLLSGVGPKKHLQEKGVKVVKNLPVGYNLQDHVALGGLTVLINQPVSIKTDRILSNATALNMFLTQHRGPITIPGGCEALAFIDTKNDDPRNTDGYPDLELLLVAGAVSSEPTLKLNFGIKNSVYDSVYRDTEALDGFMVLPMIMRPKSTGFVLLKDRNPFHXPYIIPNYFADEEDLDVAVAGVRKVQELIKTPAMRQLGAQLLQTPLPGCTSMPFDSDDYWKCHARHLPFTIYHLSGSCKMGPASDRTAVVDPRLRVHGVRNLRVVDASIMPKVTASHTNAPVIMIAEKAADMIKQDHGKRTDF